The Lysobacterales bacterium region CTCGGCCCGGGTGAGGAAGCGCGACTGCGGTGTGCGCGGCGGTGGTCGATGCATCTCCAATTTCGGAATCCTCGGCTTCATGCGGATGCGATTCTCACACGCCCGGCCGGCGCCTCGTGTCGCGGACGAACGCTTCGACCTGCGCGGGAATCCTCTATGCCGCGGGATGTTGCTTCGGGATCCGGCAATGGAAGACGGGATTCGGAATCGCGCGACGTCTCTGGATGGCGTGACGTGGTGTGGCAGGTGTCTGTGTTCGGCATTGAAGCGTCGCAGTGGTGTGATGCCTCGACGACAGCGACATGGGCCCGATGCGAGCCCCTCTCCCCTGGCGGGAGAGGGGTTGGGGAGAGGGGGCAAAGGCTCGCGTAGGCTCGCGTTTCCTGTTTCCCAGCGCTTTCATCGCTTGGGCTCGCCGTCTCGTCGGCGGCCACCGGCAACGCTGCCAGCGCCGCACGTCGCGCCTCAGAGGCGAAGGCAAGAACAGCCACTGGCAAACGCATGGTCCGACCGGAACGACGGTTTCGTGCTCAGCGGCCGAGCCACCTCGCCATTTCCTCCCGGCCGCGCGTAAACGCCGGCATGCGGTCAACGAGGACTCGCATGCACTCGCCGCCCCAGCCTTTCGCACTGGCATCGCTCGCTTCGGCCGCGCAGCGTGTGGCCTCGAAGCCCCGGAGATCAGCGTATGCCCACCCCACCACTTCACCGTCGCCGCCTCGCCGAAGGCCTCGAAGTCGCCGCGCTCGGCTTCGGCGCGATGGGCATGTCCGATTTCTATGGGCCGTCCGACCACGCCAGCAATCTCGCGGTGCTGCATCGGGTGCTGGATCTCGGCGTCAACTTCATCGACACCGCCGACATGTACGGCTGCGGCGCCAACGAGCGTCTGCTGTCCGACGTGCTGAAGACGCGCCGCGATGAGGTCGTGCTGGCGACCAAGTTCGGCAACGTGCGCGCGCCGGACGGCCGCGCGGTCGGCATCTGCGGGCGGCCCGAGTATGTGTACGTCGCCTGCGAGGCCAGCCTGGCGCGGCTTGGCGTCGACTGCATCGACCTCTACTACCAGCACCGCGTCGATCCCGACGTGCCGATCGAGGACACCGTCGGCGCCATGCAGCGTCTGGTCGAGGCCGGCAAGGTGCGGCATCTGGGCCTGTCCGAGGCCGGCGCCGAGACCCTGCGGCGCGCCTCCAAGGTGGCGAAGATCGCGGCCCTGCAGACCGAGTATTCGCTGTGGTCGCGCGATGTCGAAGCCGACGTGCTGCCGACCTGCCGTGAGCTGGGCATCGGCTTCGTGCCCTACAGTCCGCTGGGCCGCGGCTTTCTCACCGGCGCGATCGCCAGCGCCGAGCAGCTCGATGCCACGGATCGCCGCCGCGCACACCCGCGCTTCCGCGCCGACAACGCCGCGCGCAATCAGGCCCTGGTCGAGCAGGTGCGCGCCTGGGCGGGCGAGCTTGGCTGCACGCCGGCGCAACTGGCGCTCGCCTGGCTGCTGGCGCAGGGCGAGGACATCGTGCCGATTCCCGGCACGCGTTCGGTGGCGCGGCTGGAGGAGAACCTCGGCGCGCTGCAGGTCAGGCTGTCGCCTGCGTGGGTCGAGCGCATCCGCGGCGAGCTGGCCTCCATCGAGATCAGCGGTGGGCGCTACCCGCCTGAGGGGATGGCCCTGGTGAATCGTTGAGGACTTCTCAGACCCGCGTCGCGGTCGGGTGTTCCCGATGAAACGTGAACGCACCGCTTCGCGCTGTTCCTAGGAGCCTGCTTGCAGGCGACCGCAGCCTGCGCTCTGCGCACCCCCTGCGGGTCGCGAGCAAGCTCGCTCCTGCAAACAGCCGGGCTTCCTCGGGAAGCCGCGGCAAATGGCCTCCATCGCGTTGGGTGTGGGGCCAAAGCTCTTGTTTCTTGAGAGCGAAAGCGGAGCGAAGCGCTCATCCGGTCAAGCGGGGCGGTTGACGTCGGTGGACAGCGCGCACGCGAGGCATAGCCACGGCCGCACCGAGTCAGCGAGCTGCGCGCTCGAAACTCTCGATGAAACTATGCCGCCGACGCGCGCTCCAGCCAGTGCACTAG contains the following coding sequences:
- a CDS encoding aldo/keto reductase, translating into MGMSDFYGPSDHASNLAVLHRVLDLGVNFIDTADMYGCGANERLLSDVLKTRRDEVVLATKFGNVRAPDGRAVGICGRPEYVYVACEASLARLGVDCIDLYYQHRVDPDVPIEDTVGAMQRLVEAGKVRHLGLSEAGAETLRRASKVAKIAALQTEYSLWSRDVEADVLPTCRELGIGFVPYSPLGRGFLTGAIASAEQLDATDRRRAHPRFRADNAARNQALVEQVRAWAGELGCTPAQLALAWLLAQGEDIVPIPGTRSVARLEENLGALQVRLSPAWVERIRGELASIEISGGRYPPEGMALVNR